The Neodiprion lecontei isolate iyNeoLeco1 chromosome 2, iyNeoLeco1.1, whole genome shotgun sequence genome segment GCTTCTAGAAACGCTTTTCCTTTTGGAGTTTCCTGTAACTCTCGGAGAATATTTTGTATACAGTACTTTGTATTTGATGGGGCATTGTCGTAGTCAATAGCATATTTTAAATAAGACTGTATTACATCTTCAATGGGGAGTATACCCTcttttcgaaatattgaacAATTCCATTCAGCAGCTCTAGCGAGCATCACACTACTGCAGCCTGTTTCttctttgaatttcaatatGTCTGAATGTTTTTCGATTTCCTTTGACCCCCCATTTGCAATAACTGGAATCGGCAATTGTTTAGCAACTTCTCTGATTATATGACAGTGATTTACATGTTGTGGTCTTTCATCTTTGGTCCTTCCATGAATCGCGATCGCGGATATACCCGTTGAAACTAGTTCCTTGCACAATGCATAAGTTCTGTCTACCGTTGGAAATATCCTGATCTTACACGTGACAGGAATCATTAATCCATTAACTAGTCTGTTCAGAATTTCCTTGGCCATTTCTGGTTGCTCAAGAAGCGCTGCTCCCATGCCGccaagaattgaaaattttttgggaCATCCCATGTTGACGTCGATACCAGCTACATCGTTCTGCACCATTTTTCCGACTTTCAAGGCTCTCTCTGCATCACAGGTGCCAAGCTGAAGAACAACGAACTTTTTCTCTCGATTGCAAGTTCGGAATATTACGGTACCGTCCGTTTTATCAATAAAATCAACGGTCCCCAAGACGTCTGAAAATCataaacgaaaaattgtttattcacATTTACTTTAAATTCACC includes the following:
- the LOC107226180 gene encoding tRNA-dihydrouridine(20) synthase [NAD(P)+]-like translates to MDERLDYSEKIILAPMVRIGTLPMRLLALDYGADIVYTEELIDWKLLRSVRRENDVLGTVDFIDKTDGTVIFRTCNREKKFVVLQLGTCDAERALKVGKMVQNDVAGIDVNMGCPKKFSILGGMGAALLEQPEMAKEILNRLVNGLMIPVTCKIRIFPTVDRTYALCKELVSTGISAIAIHGRTKDERPQHVNHCHIIREVAKQLPIPVIANGGSKEIEKHSDILKFKEETGCSSVMLARAAEWNCSIFRKEGILPIEDVIQSYLKYAIDYDNAPSNTKYCIQNILRELQETPKGKAFLEAQTLQQICSIWDMGDYCRTKRKEYLDRGIQGRFQVIPTSLDRQKGVKRKFEEDDVVVMQCAFIRNSYTHDLELPKTRLLKWTKENRTNFPVYHTEQEDKLFRSVVSVNGKKYSSSFWEKNKKWAEQGAALVCLCTLGAIDIDKLAKDGSIIK